The Haloplanus sp. GDY1 genomic sequence CCCCCGGTCACGGGACGACGGGACGACGGCGGGCTGATCCGCAACCGGCGACCGATTATCAGATGTTGTACTTTGAGGGGTGCGGTTATTATAAGCGATCCGTTACGACGCGACAGGCATGGCCATTCCGCTTCTGGATCGCGTGCGAGAGCGCTACGGGTTGAAGTTGGCGGCCGCGCTCGTGGCCGCGTTGCTGTTGACGGTCGCGGTCGGCGGTGTGGTGAGCGCCGACGCGTCCGCGCAGTTGCGGGCGGACGTCGAACGGACCATGATCGACACGTCCGAACAGCGGGCGGACCGGCTCGACGCCTGGCTCGCCGGGATCCGGACGCAGGCCCGGGTCGCCTCCGACCACCCGGCCCTCCGGAGCGACGACCGGGCGACGGTCCGGTCGTATCTCGACGAACTCGCGAGCGAGGAGCGGTCGCCCGCCGGCGTCGTCGCCGTCCACTACGTGGACGCCACCAGCGGCGAACTCGTGACGAGTTCGAACGACGAACTCGTCGGCGTGGATGCGCGCGCTCAGGGGGCGCCGTTCGCCCGGGAGGACGTCTCCTTCTCCGGTTCGGAGGACGTCCTCGTCACCGACCCCTTCCGCCCCGACGTGGTGGACTTCACGACCGTCGCCGTCGCGACGCCGGTCGAGGGTCGGTCGGACCGGCTGCTGGTCTACATGGTCAACTTCGAGCGGCAGGTGAGCGAGTTCGCCCCCCGAACCGAACACGGCGAGACGGTCGTCGTGAGCGAGGACGGGACGATCATCGCTCACCCGAACGCGGACCTGATCGGCTCCGCGGCGACGACGCTCTCGACGCCCGTCCCCGCCGCGGCGTTCGAGGGGGCGACGTTCACACGCGAGGGGAGCGATGCCCTCGCGGCCGCGCCGATGGAGACGACCGACTGGGCGGTCGTCGTCTCCCAGCCCGCGGCCGAGGCCTTCGCGCTCCAGCGACAGATCATCTCCGGCATCCTCGGTCTCATCCTCGTGGCCGTCATCTCCCTCTCGTTGATCGGCGTCACCGTCGGCAGCCGGACCTCCCTCTCCCTGCGCCGTCTCTCCGGGAAAGCCGAGGCGATGGCGACCGGCGACCTCGACGTCGACCTGACGACCGGTCGCACCGACGAGATCGGACAGCTCTACTGGTCGTTCGACCGGATGCGCGCCTCGCTCCGTGAACGGATCGCCGAGGTCGAGGAGGCCCTCGACGAGGCGGAGGCGGCCCGCGCCGAAGCGGAGGCGGCCCGCGCCGAGGCGACCCGGACCAACGAGCGCCTCGAACGCACCGCCGAGGCCTACGGCGAGGTGATGCGGGACGTCGCGGACGGCGACCTCACCCGCCGGATCGACGTGAACGACGAGAACGAGGCGATGGCCACCATCGGGACCGCGTTCAACGACATGGTCTCCGCCATCGAGTCGACGATCCGCGAGGTCAAGACCTTCGGCACCGAGGTGGCCAACGCCGCGGAGGCGGTCGACCGGAACGCGGCGGAGGCCACGGCCGCGAGCGAGGCGGTCAACGAGTCGGTCGCGGAGATCGCCGACGGGGCGCGCACCCAGACCGAGAACCTCCAGGAGATGACCGGCGAGGTGAACGACCTCTCGGCCAGTGCCGAGGAGATCGCCGCCACCGTCGACACGGTCGCGGACACCTCGGAACGCGCCGCGGAGGCGGGGGCTGACGGCCGCGCCGCCGCCGAGGCGGCCGTCGAGGAACTCGACGGGATCCAGCAGACGACCGAGCACACCCAGACGGAGGTCGAGGCGCTCAGAGAGGAGATGGCGGAGATCGGCGAGATCGTCGACGTCATCTCCGACATCGCGGAGCAGACGAACCTGCTCGCCCTGAACGCCTCCATCGAGGCCGCCCACGCCAGCGGCGACGCCGGCGACGCCGACGGCTTCGCCGTCGTCGCCGACGAGGTGAAGGACCTCGCCGAGGAGACCAAGGAGTCCGCGGGCGAGATCGAATCCCGCATCGAGTCGGTGCGCGAGCGGACCGAGCAGGTCGTCGAGGGCACCCAGGAGACGGGCCAGCGCGTCGCGGAGGGGGTCGAGACCGTCGAGGGCGCCATCGAGGCGCTGGAGCGGATCGCCGACTACGTCGAGGAGATCGACACCAGCATCCAGGACATCGCCGACGCCACCGACGGCCAGGCCGACTCCACCGAGCGGGTGGTCGAGAGCCTCGACGAGGTGGCCGCGATCAGCGAGCAGACCGCCGAGGAGGCCACCGGCGTGACCGACACCGCCAGCCGCCAGGAGCGGACCCTCGCCGAGGTGGACGACGCGGCGGACGAACTGACCCGCCGGGCCGCTCGCCTGCGCGAGCAACTCGCCGACTTCGACGTGGACGCGTCGGGGCCGGGCACGACGTCCGGCGCCACCCCGGCCGGTGCGCTCGGTGACGGCGGCTACGAGGAGGGCGGACGATGATCGGCACGTCGACGACGTGGGCGGCCATCGGCGCCGTCGGGATGACGCTCGGCACGCTGCCGCCGCTCTGGGGGTTGCGGCGGGACCCCGAGCGGCGCACCCACTACCTCGTGCTCGCGGGCGTCACGGGCGTCGCAGCCGTCGCCTACGCGCTGATGGCCCTCGACGTCGGGACGGTCTCCGTCTCCGGGCGGGTCGTCGCCGTCCCGCGCTACGTGGACTGGTTGATCACGACGCCGCTCATCCTCCTCTTTCTCTCCCTGCTCGGGAACACCGGCCGCGGCTCGCTCGTCCGCCTCGTCGTCGCCGACGTGACGCTGCTCGTCCTCGGCGGCGTGGCCGTCGCCGTCCCCGGCACCGTCCGCTGGCTGGCCTTCGCCGGCGGCCTCGCCGCCTTCGGCGTGCTGGTGTACGACCTGTACGGCCGCATCCCCCGGCTGGCCTCCTTCGAGACCGAGCGGGCGCGCATCCTCTTTATCACGCTCCGGAACCTGACGATCGCGCTCTGGACGCTCTACCCCGTCGTCTGGGTGCTGGCCCCCTCCGGACTCGGCCTGCTCACCCGCGACATGACGATGCTGGTGATCGCCTACCTCGACCTGATCAGCAAGGCGGCGTTCGTCGCCATCGCGGTCGACGGCATGGACGCGCTGGCCGACGCCGACCGGCGGGACGCGGGCGCCGCCACGGCCGATCGTGGCTCCGACGCGGAGCCGGGGACCGCCGACTGATCCCCTCGACCGGCAGCGTTACACTCCCCCACCCCACAGCATGACCGACGTGACCGCCGAGCCGCCGATTCCGCTCCTCTACGTCGACGACGGGACGGCTGCGGAGACGGTAGCCGCCGGTCTGGAACGCGCCGACGACCGACTGTCGGTTCGCACGGTCCCCGACGCCGACGCGGCGCTCGACGCCCTCGAGGCCGCGTCCCCCCCGCCGGTCGACGGCGTGGTGAGCGAGTACGACCCGCCCGGCACGGACGGCCTCGGCCTGCTCGAAGCCATCCGGGATGCGCATCCCGATCTGCCCGTCGTCATCTACACCGACGGAGGGAGCGAATCCGTCGCCAGCGACGCCGTCGCCGCCGGCGTCACCGACTACGTCCCGAAGACGGTCCCCCCCGACCGCCTCGCCGAGCGGGTTCTCGACGCCGTCGACGGCTACCGGACTCGACGCCGCCGGCGCTCCCAGTACCGACAGCTCTTCGAGGACGCCCCGGTGATGTACGTCGTCTTCCGCGACGTCGGCGACGAACCGATCGTCGAGGACTGCAACGAGCGGTTTCTCGACCGCCTCGGCTACGACCCCGACGAGGTGTTCGGCCGCTCGGTCTGGGAGCTGTACGCCGAGGAGTCGATGCCCGAGGCCATCGAGGGGTTCGACCGCGGACGCGAGGGCACCTTCGGCCACCAGGAGCGCACGCTGATCGCGGCGGACGGCACCCACGTCGAGACCCTGTTCCGCGCTAGCCCCCGGCTGAACGACCGCGGCGAGGTGATCGGAACGCTCGGGCTCTACGTCGACATCACGGAGGCGAAGCGACGGGAACGGACCCTCGAACGCCTGCACGACGTGACCCGCGCCCTGATCCGCGCGGAGGACCGGGAGGCGGTGGCCGGGCTGATCACCGACGCCGTGAGCGACGTCCTCGGCTACCCTCGGAACCTCGTCCGCCTCGTCGACGACGACGGGACCGAACTCCGCCCCGTCGCCGTCACCGACGAGGCCGAGGCGGCGCTCGGCGAGCGCCCCGTCTACCGGGTCGGCGAGGGGACGGCGGGCCGCGCCTACGACGCCGGCGAGACGCTGGTGTACGACGACGTCCGCACCGTCGACGACGGCTACGACCGGTCCGGGGTCCGGGCGTCGATGTTCGTCCCCGTCGGCGACCACGGCGTGTTGAGCGTCGGCGCCGCCGAGGCTGGCGCGTTCGACGACGCCGACGTCCACCTCGCGGAGGTGTTCGCGGCCAACGCGGCCACGGCGCTGACGCTTCTGGACCGGACCCGGACGCTCGAACGGCAGAACGACCGGCTCTCCGACTTCGCGAGCGTCGTCTCCCACGACCTCCGGACCCCGCTGTCGGTCGTCGAGGG encodes the following:
- a CDS encoding methyl-accepting chemotaxis protein, yielding MAIPLLDRVRERYGLKLAAALVAALLLTVAVGGVVSADASAQLRADVERTMIDTSEQRADRLDAWLAGIRTQARVASDHPALRSDDRATVRSYLDELASEERSPAGVVAVHYVDATSGELVTSSNDELVGVDARAQGAPFAREDVSFSGSEDVLVTDPFRPDVVDFTTVAVATPVEGRSDRLLVYMVNFERQVSEFAPRTEHGETVVVSEDGTIIAHPNADLIGSAATTLSTPVPAAAFEGATFTREGSDALAAAPMETTDWAVVVSQPAAEAFALQRQIISGILGLILVAVISLSLIGVTVGSRTSLSLRRLSGKAEAMATGDLDVDLTTGRTDEIGQLYWSFDRMRASLRERIAEVEEALDEAEAARAEAEAARAEATRTNERLERTAEAYGEVMRDVADGDLTRRIDVNDENEAMATIGTAFNDMVSAIESTIREVKTFGTEVANAAEAVDRNAAEATAASEAVNESVAEIADGARTQTENLQEMTGEVNDLSASAEEIAATVDTVADTSERAAEAGADGRAAAEAAVEELDGIQQTTEHTQTEVEALREEMAEIGEIVDVISDIAEQTNLLALNASIEAAHASGDAGDADGFAVVADEVKDLAEETKESAGEIESRIESVRERTEQVVEGTQETGQRVAEGVETVEGAIEALERIADYVEEIDTSIQDIADATDGQADSTERVVESLDEVAAISEQTAEEATGVTDTASRQERTLAEVDDAADELTRRAARLREQLADFDVDASGPGTTSGATPAGALGDGGYEEGGR
- a CDS encoding ATP-binding protein, which gives rise to MTDVTAEPPIPLLYVDDGTAAETVAAGLERADDRLSVRTVPDADAALDALEAASPPPVDGVVSEYDPPGTDGLGLLEAIRDAHPDLPVVIYTDGGSESVASDAVAAGVTDYVPKTVPPDRLAERVLDAVDGYRTRRRRRSQYRQLFEDAPVMYVVFRDVGDEPIVEDCNERFLDRLGYDPDEVFGRSVWELYAEESMPEAIEGFDRGREGTFGHQERTLIAADGTHVETLFRASPRLNDRGEVIGTLGLYVDITEAKRRERTLERLHDVTRALIRAEDREAVAGLITDAVSDVLGYPRNLVRLVDDDGTELRPVAVTDEAEAALGERPVYRVGEGTAGRAYDAGETLVYDDVRTVDDGYDRSGVRASMFVPVGDHGVLSVGAAEAGAFDDADVHLAEVFAANAATALTLLDRTRTLERQNDRLSDFASVVSHDLRTPLSVVEGSLELARERYDDEDLDRAARSLDRAFGLIEELLALARGVDSLSPEPLSLRSTVEACWRTVATDDATLVVDGDETIRADEAALRRLFENLLGNCVEHGATPDGDGVTVTVGPLDDGAGFYVADDGPGVPADAHEAVFDVGYTDDGGTGLGLAIVERIADAHGWTVDAVDGENGARFEVRGVG
- a CDS encoding bacteriorhodopsin, with amino-acid sequence MIGTSTTWAAIGAVGMTLGTLPPLWGLRRDPERRTHYLVLAGVTGVAAVAYALMALDVGTVSVSGRVVAVPRYVDWLITTPLILLFLSLLGNTGRGSLVRLVVADVTLLVLGGVAVAVPGTVRWLAFAGGLAAFGVLVYDLYGRIPRLASFETERARILFITLRNLTIALWTLYPVVWVLAPSGLGLLTRDMTMLVIAYLDLISKAAFVAIAVDGMDALADADRRDAGAATADRGSDAEPGTAD